In Styela clava chromosome 10, kaStyClav1.hap1.2, whole genome shotgun sequence, the sequence TTTGTATCATCTTTCGGGAAGCCTGTCAAAAATGCTcagtttaatattttcaaagtcaAGAATTTTCTATCAAATGCGGATTGCGGGAGACCTTCGTGTAACAGGTAAAAATGATGAATGCTACGTAAATTCTTTTTGCAGTTTTTCATACCTTCAACAGTATACGAAAATCCACACCATTTATATATTATCGAATAAACGTGTATGTCTGATGTTATAAAGTTTTGATTgaagtttttcatttattttactcCATCACTTTCATTTATTGTCTCCACgtggatttatgtggtaacaagtgctGGTGTATGGCGCTTGTTTCGTAgtaagtagcgtcagttgtatgtaGTTCACTTGATGAAAGTCTCATCGTTGTTGTATTTATAAGTTaggtttattttaattttcgaaatttaaaaatgtctggTAAACGAAGGAAAGTTTGCGACGAAGGTTGAACGTGTAGTTgaacgaaaataaaattttcttccTTGCGCATTTCAAAACCAGTTTTCTTAATGTTCCAAGTCAGCATCACAGTTATCAAAGAATTTAATGGTAAACGACATTACAAAACGTGTCATTGCAAATACGAAATTTGACCCAGAGCTGGGACTGCGCCACTGTTCATCTGTGCGACAGAGCAATacgtgtaatgtgcacgttcggaTGCACATATTGCTATGAGCAGCATACACGTCGCATTGTGGCTTTTAGCACAGCCATagtgcgccataatttgaagtttaatgcGGTGATTGTTCGTTAGCGTAAATCTATGCCGCTAGCCCGCTACTGGAAAGTTGTATATTTGACCCgcagtacataaagtttgccaaCTGTCCTAGTCGAATCAAAAATAGAGATAGATTTGGACTAAATTTATAGCTTACTAATCTGACATTTTATACATATAATTCATATATACAACAAGCACGTATTTTCTTAGATTTATGATCTTCTGTCGCAAGGGTTCTCAAACTTGGTATTATGGAGCCCGTGATGAGGTttactattattcacggagttccacaataattttataaaaataaaaaataaaaatcagccaagtaagtattttaataagtaaacaaaTAGCTCGCGAAGCTCTAGGTTTTTATCACGAAGCACTGAGGCcccgtatggagcactttgaaaACCAATATTTCAGCGCATAAAACGTTCAGGCGGACGTACTGTATTATAGCGTTTGATCGTTTATATCGACGAATAGCGGTCATTCCCGGGTGTGGACAGATATACAAAACGTTTTTTTGGTCTTGTATTTCATTTAGCAGAAAAACTTTcttctatcaaattttttgttcttGAGATGAAGACATGTACTTCAGTACTCGTGAATCGATTttcgatttcttatatttttcagaTCTTTAGGCATCCCTGATGATGCATTGCATATTAAACCAGGAGATCGTAATAATTCACTCACAGACAAAAATggtgaaataaaaatgacattGACAGCTCTCAAAGATCCAGGTAACATTCGTGGATGTGGCTTGGACGGACAAATATATCCATTGGAACTGTTTGTCAGGtgaagattttttaaaatatgtcatttactttaaatgtttttttttatatactctCAAATCCTAATATTTCACCttgagataaataaaatatatacttcgcttaactgaaaataaatgatTTCGTTCAAACAAAGTccttaatttatattaatttgaacaTGAAGCAAAATAGATTTATCATTTGTGATACCTCATAAAACTACCATTCTAAATTTTATTGCATCTCAAACATATAAATATCTTGCCTATACGTCCGAGCAACgttttgtcatatatatatatcattatacATTTTATCATGACATTATTGGTATTGTAGGTATAAATCAAAAAGGGGAATAATTACTTTTGCTGACGCAGGCGTTGGTGCAAGATACCCCAGCGACGAGCATAAAGCAGACTCTAATACAATGACCTTCTCACCAGCAGTCCATATTTATAACTCTGTAAAGGAGAAGACATGCCCGAGTTGGAACGACATTAAAGGTAATGTCGCGCGATGTGTTTCACTTTACCGATTATTTGGGTGAATGATTTACAACGCAATCATTATCTTCTTATTGTAATCCTGTCGGACCAGTCGCCGTCGCGGGTTTGTCATGTAAGCGTGGTCGATCAACATTGGccacttttctgagtgggccagttacagataacaGACTTGGTTAATGGGCCGGAGGCTTAAACTTAATATGTTAAACAagaataaaaacagtttattaaTTAAAGCTAGTCCAACAGCTGGGGGTAacgtttatatttatatattaataaaaagcaaaatgtAACAATCAGGGTCattataatattgtttttttcaataatttcaacctaaattcatatttatgaaaactATAATCGTAACTTTAGCAGACAAAAGCGGGCCGGATGAAACCATTCGGTTGGATGAGTCccgcccgcgggccgtaatttaaCTCGTCATCTATTCCCTGGGCTGACAAACGAAGGAGAAACTGTGATCCGCTGCAAGACTACACCATGTTATCAACATTCATTTCccaagaataaataaataggaAAGTACTAAAtcctatattttttaattaaacagaTATATTTATCcagtattataatttatatccTGCAATGTGGAAGAATGGAATCATCGATTTGCATTCATACGACAgtgttgtgaaaaaatcaaaaatgttgAAAGTTGCCTTATTTGAAACTGACTTTTACGACGCGAGGTGAGCGCCAGAAACTCGTTTTGCTGACAGAtgcaatttacaaaaataatggataaaaatagtgaatttgaaatagtgaaaattataacctatatataaatataaaattattttattagaaAACTAAAACACAGTTGTTTCCATGTTCAAACATGCACTAAAGCAAACTAACAACTATTATTTTAAGATGAAGTAATATTGGCGCATAAATGTGcatttttctatttaattctTAGGTACATGCCAACAACACGGGATCTTTCTTCGggaaaaagaaaattaatttgGAATTGGATGAAATGTGGAATGAAAAGAACGACAACGTTTTCAAAAGAAAAAGGTATGTTGTAAAGAGGAAACTATACcacattttaaataattttgtttgccatttttattgttattgttgaatattaataatttacttTCACTTCTCTATCCATTTTATTGACAGAAAAAGTGTGTACCGAAAAGtccatacaaaaaaatttaaaagacgTCAGAAGACTTTTGCACAAGGCTGTCATGTTGGAACTTTCAACGATACCACCATATTTCACAGCATGGTTGAGTTTAAAAACAGAATATGGAAGAAACAAAGAAGTTGCTGATATATTAAAATCTGTTTTTAACGAAGAAATGCTTCATATGTCATTGGCTGGAAACATTTTAAATGCGGTTGGTatcttaaaaatgaatattaaatgcatattattcattattttttatttttaaattagttattGAACTTTACGTTATCTAGTATTATACTTAACAGGAAGATGCAACCATGTACATTGCGACCTTTATCTAGCTCAATgtattatttttgttgtaataaaatgtaattttatgtgtatatattttatgtGTTGACTTACGAAACTCGTTTCGGAGAGCAATAAATTCATTAATGTTAGTATGATATTGTGTATCATATATTGAGTCGAATGGTCAATTTTTTCTTGCTAAACTTGAATTTGGTGTTTAATAAAACACAAAATACTTGATTCTACAGGTAGGAGGAATTGTGAACATGACTGACATTTCGAAACTTCCAGACTATCCAAATAATCTGGCATCTGGTGACAGCTATGAACTCAACCCAAACGTGTTAGTTTCACTAGAGCCATTCTCCATTGGCTTAGTTCGAGACATATTCACGGAAATTGAGAAACCACAAGACAATGAAGGCAAAAAGGTAGGTTAAGTTATACACCGAACATGCGTGGTATGGtatcaataataaatatgttataCTGATGATAATAAATATGTTGATGTTTTTTTCTATACCAGATGATGCATTTAATCGCTAAAATTTGGAAATTGTTGCCAAGTACCCATGATAACAAAGACACGTCACATATGACCtcgatgaatatgaaaatactgTTAAAAGAAATTTCCAGAATCGAAAAGAATGAGCCAAATTTGAATACATCCACACACGGTTCAACATTAAATCTATCCAATGCAAATGAAGCAGAGTTAAGAGCATGGAAAAGTTTGGGTGATTTTGCTGCacaaaaattaacagaagtcACAGAATCGAACGGAAAAACAATCGGAAAATTTTACACCATTATCGCTTTGAAGATGGCATCTCTTGAAGCTTGTATTCATATTAAAAGGTTGAAACGGAAAGGAAATTTCACAAATAGTGATACCATGAATACATTATTCACCGGTGCTTACAATAAACAACTGAATAGGTCTCATTGGTATCAACAAGGCGACCATTCAATAACTGGAAATGACGAGGTAAATCGTGGAGTACACCACAGACTACAAGTAATAGATTCAAACGCTATAAATAGAGCGGAAAATGATGTAGTATTCAAAGATTCAAAATTGACTGCAACTCGCCCTACTTTATTTGAAGTTAGTAATTTGAGAACAGCATTGGAAGCTATTGTAGAAATTGTTTATCAAGGAGAGGGAGGGTCGGATTGTTCTCCTTTTGTCACAGAACCGAGGCTATATGGAAGTAAACGCGGAAAAGATCATGGGTCGGAATTGTCTCATTATTATCGTTTTCAAGAAATAGTAAATGGAAGAAAACTCGTGAAATTGAGTAATCCACCTTTATGGAACGATTTGCATTGCCTGAACTTTTCCAAAGAGCATTCTTCATGTCCTAATCTGTTAAAAACGGGcgaaatgtattgttatgcagGTGAAAAAATTGCATTCTTTGATGATGGTGTTTGGCCAATACTAAAAAATCCAAGCGATGGTCAGTATAGAAAAGGCACAAAGGCGTATAACTTCCATCATCAATTTAATCTCTTATATACTAGacttttgttttgtattgaagAAACCTTTGCCGGAAATCCTTCGAATATAAAGAATTGCATGAGCTTAATGTATGACTTGACGATAACTGGTAAGCGATTAGTAAGAACTCCTTTGCGTGTTCCAGGCAATTCGACAACAATTGAGCTTGGTACGACGGGGGAAAACGGTTGTCCAACATGGTCGTTCGTTAGAGAAAAATCGTTTAGAGCCGGACTACCACTACGCTTATAATGCAGTTTGAACGGTCAGAGAACTCGCTACCGTTGGCTAAATAATCTTACTATCTATACTAATACTCGTGCCTAAAACATGTAgattttgtattaaataaattttcaaatacttGCCAAGGCTTATTATTAAATGATcactttcaaataaataaagacCGAGTTGATTCATCAAACAATTacaatcattttcatttcaatgttTGTGTTTATACTATAGATTAAAAAttgtgaagaaaaaaatattagaaattcATACTAAATTTATTTCGGTAACACTGTATCGAACCAGAGCATTTTAATCAGAATATGTGAACACGacttttatgaaataaaaattcggTTGTTTACGAAGACGTTTTCCTGGGTCTGTTGTTTTAATTGGCGAGTTCCTAAATCCATCCCATTTTGGAAGGATCATAGATTTCATCTTATTGTAATACcactatttaatttttatttctaatttattaattatacGATGGTTCGATAAGCGTTTGTTTATATATTGTAATGAGACGTGAACTATTCCAGGAAGATGCTCAAAAATTTGCGTAGTTTGATAATTTTGGGGGCATATTTGTTCCAGactttaaattcattttaatttattttaaaatttaacaattattttttcaatatattttcgaTGGTATCAATTTGTGGGAATAAATAGTCATATGCAAGAGTATTAGTTTATAGATATAGGTTGGAGTTGGGTGAATGTACGAAAATTAACCCCTTCAATATCAATTTTGATTTGCGCTCTTGGCGAATGTTTTGCCTATCATATTTTTATGTGAATGAGTCAAGGAAGTCTAATTTCCGGTTATGATGTACATTAGAAGAAATACTGTTCTCAAAAACCACAATAAGTCATACATTGCATAAAAGTAATCCAACTATTCAAGAACCTGAAGCAAGCTACCTTTCGAAAATTAATTTATAGTCAAAGTTGACTAGTAATCAGACAAGCATGTTTTTGCTTTTATGGGTGAAGAATGATAGGACTCAAAACGTATTTATTTTGCCCTAGCCTAAAATAAGACACATGTTTCACCTTCTTCCATAGACTGCTCTATCGTTCGTATACATTTTGCTTTTTAAATTAATAGTATGTAAGATCATATTTGAGATgataataatcaaatattccaGACAAGCATGTGTTTGCATTTTTGCTTTTATTAGCGAATATTGATAGGGTTCAAAACGTTTTGGCTTTGCCCTAGCCTAAAATAAGACACATTTTTTCCTTTCTTTCATAGACTGCTTTGTCTTTCGTATACTTTTGGCCTTTGAAATTAATAGGGTGATAATCTTATTTGAAATGAAGCCATTGATGTGAAAGAGTCCGTATATCCACCCTTCATGACAGAAATATTGGATCATTAATATGTCAAAATGATATCCTCTTTGATATTATCATTCATCCAACAATAGATATGGTGTATGGTGGATCCTTCCTGTCTCAAATTTGTCAGCTTACTGCAAAAAAAGTTGTAAAGGCAACGTAATAATACGGTAATCGTCACATTGTATAGTAGTATCTCAATACAATAAATATCTTTACAAAAGCTAGCATACATGTTGACTATCACGCTTTGGCTGAGTTACTAATATTTTCTAGTTAATGTATCCAatgtatattgaaattttcaactTGACATTAATGGCATGATATACTATCCATTAGTGTTGGTTATTGTTTATTAGTGAGGactattaatattattgaacgCCAGCTGTTTTCAGTCAGACTAATATCATGTCACGTTAGGATATTTGAATAGCCATATGGAAGAAAGCATgcattttgattgaaaagcatcAGTTGGCAGAGATGAGGCAAAATTCTAACTCGAATTTGGGCTGtaattgattttaattgaaaactaAGGTGGCTGTTGAAAATAAACAGGAATGGGTGATAACAAGTGAATGAGTGGTCTGTTGACAAGGATATTATTAGGCCAGAACGTATTGATTTTTATTACTAGCTATGCTTGGGTGGTTACTAATGGTTAAAAGACATAACCATACAATACCTTGGATATCTAGTAAATTTTCACAGTTAATTAACAAAGAACAAGTAAAATGGCGCGCCAGTTTTGTTTGAGTCTACTCGTTATTATTGCGTGTCTATGGGACGTTCAAACAGGATGGGCAACTCATATTTCAAAGATTGCAAGAAAGACGCGTTCACGTAAGTAGGATACTTCACAATTATCAACGAATACAGATCGAATGAAAATACGGATGGATATATAGTTCCAATCGTCTTTGAATGGTTTTCTCCTTATATGGCCATTTGGTGACATATAAACTAAGATAAGAATCAAATTAGCCGAATCGTCTTATCCAGGAAGAGCGTCCATATTAACAACATAGTTTAcacatttgaattaaatttgcCCGAAATACAACGGACAGTGTTTTTCTTGCATTTGAACGGCTTGTATAATTATTTGACTGACGTTATATCTCACCGCAACTTTTGTCAAACAATGTGGCGTTCATATATGGCGTATATGGTGATGCTTTGCGTGTTTGTCACGAGAATATCATATTGACTCACTCCGCAAACCATTATCCAGATTTCGTGGACTCGATTCAGTGGCGCTTCTGCCtcaatatatttacatatatgacaatatatttaaaaaaaaaattaaaattggatTAATTTGATCTGAAAAGGAGCCCGGCAAAATTTTGACCacaaataaaagtattatttttcaaaatacatttccatttttatttactGAAAGAATCAAGAGCGATTGGTCTAGTTTCTAGAACTAGACAACCTAGTAGTTAGAATAAAAAGCAAGTTTTGTGTCAGCAACTACAACGACAACAATTTCCCAAAACGGCCAGTTCGTAGATTTGGAGTCCAAATATCTAAGTACATTCGACCTAAGCTTCTTCTCCACATACCTCATCATAGTTTAAATAATACTATATAACAACTAAAAACccaatttctataatttttatatCTCGTTTTATGAAACAAGgaacaattaattattttcaatgttACATGTAGAGTATTCGCAGTGGAGTTCTTGGTCATTATGCAGCAAATCTTGTGGCGAAGGAATGAGGAAAAGAATAAGAAGCTGTTTAACAAGAAACAAATTATGTTCGGGGAAAACAAACGAATCAAAACATTGTTTTCTCAGATTTTGCCCAAGTGAGTTATTATTTTTGACCTTCCTATCTTTACTCGTCATAGTTGATATATGCAGAAAAATACTGACGTCTGCTATAATTGCAATCTTTATTGCGTTTTTTAATGTGTTCAACTTTtggaattatttcaaattcgaaTTTCATGGCGAAAGCTTCTTACTTCGTATTGATATAACGAATAAACACAATAtagaattaatatttttatataatatcaCCTGAAAAACTGAATAAAGTCGACTGTTGTTGGTTTAAATTCGCTTGGAAATCCTTCATATATTTATGCAATTTCATGAACTAAATATCTTCCAGTTATTCAAAGCTAGtcgaaaaaattagaaaattagtaaaatataGGCTTGCAATACGAAATTGAATCAGGATCTTAAGCATGcaagaatttatatattttcacgCTTTTCTATTATTTTCAGGTTATTTAAGCTGGCCCAGAATACACTTCAGTGGAAAGTTAGTTGCTGATGTTAATACGGTCAACAACATCCGATGCGCTTATGACAATGAAGAATTTTCAGCAGCGGAATTGAAAAAGCAATTTAAAGGACTTTTCGAACAGGTATATTTAGAACAATTGGTATGAGTGGAAAATTTCAATGCGATCAACAAAATTGATACTTTAAACATAGAATATCAACATGTCATGTTTTATTAGTATACTTGATTTGCATTCAGCCATTCGCTTAAATCaaggtcgtccaacccgtggccgaCGTTTTGAGttgcccgcgctgtattttcggaattaaatgaaaaaaaatgagtaaaacttctatttttcgaaTGATGTAGTTAATATAAAGTTttgatacaaacaatttgttcatttttctgAAATTCGCTCTGATAGCtctttcaaacgagccatgagtgcaATTTGGATTCGAAACCAACtggaagatatcgatacataaatagtCGCTTATACACTTGAACAGAATGGCAGTTTTAATGACTTCATTATTTGGCAGCACTTATATGTAcaagcaagttttttcacagatgaaccatgtcaaatcctctgtgagatcactaatttctgacagtcatatggaaaattcgcttcgcattgctacatcgtccatttcagcaaatattgacaaacttgttagcgaaaaacagtgccaaacttcacactaaaatATCTACGTGTAGAAAAGCtttgttgactttactgtatcttcgtttttttattgttctcattattgagaaagtttggtgcaagttttttttttaacttttagtcagtgtagcaaaactagaacataattaCTATGTTAAGTGGCCCGTGCAATTATTAGTGAACAAATGTGGCccgtcggccaaaaaggttgggcGACCCTGGCTTAAATGAAGCGCGTGTATTCCTCTTTAGCTATTATGGAAATTACCGACGAAACAATAAAGCaaagcaaataaataaacataaggTCATATGATTACAATGCTATAAAAATACCTGTCGAATGATAAAATGATTGTATCGAATAGTGGTGTGTCTACTAACTAGGATAAACAGCAAAGTTTAGGGTGAAGTATATGCAATTTGTAAATCGATTGACTTGAAATTTGAATAGGATTAAAAGCAACAGCCATCCAGCAAACCTTTTCCATCATGAGCACTGGAActttgaaattgattgatcCAGTAGTAGCGGGTAAAATCAATTTTACACAACCTCAAGAACGACAAAAAAGCAAAaacatcaacaacaacaatttagtgaaACGAACCATAGGATCGGTTCGTTTAAAAAAATAGGCCTGTTCAACTTAATAGATTTAGATCTACTCTAAAACTCCTTTCACGTACTAAACATGATGATAATTTGCAGGCAGGAACACACACGTATTACAAATTTGCGACAAACAACTGGAATCCAGATGGGACGAATCAAATATATTTCCAGGATACTTTTGTTACGTCATTCTGCCAATCGCCTCAGAATTGTTCTACGACTGATCCAATCGTTGGATTACAAGTAACAGGTAACACACCGTACATAATTATATTTGAACACGTTATTTTAACATAGACGTCACATCAATACGATCAATTTTGAGAATCACTATTCAGAGCCAGCTCGTGGAATCATGGCAGTTTTAGACGTGGACTGGCAATTTGCTACCGAAATTTGGGGATTCAAAGTGCTAATTCCAGGAGTTTTGCAAGGAAATTTCATGAAATCTTCTCATCAGATTGAAGCCCAACGACTGGTGAAGTACTTGGACAAAAGTAGAGGATACTCAACACCTACGATGAGCCGGTATAAAAGGTATGGCGCGAATAGTTCTTGATGCATCacctgttttttttaattaattatgttATACAAACGAATTGGTACCGCTTGTCTGATAAACTAAATTTTTCGTACATAGTTGgtgtaaatatgaaaaaaatgatgaaactgACTCTAAacctataaataaatattatttaataaaattaaactttcacatattcaaatttgatgGCGCCAATGCTCCAAAGGAAAATAGCATTTGCGGTCCGAATCGTATACTCAAAAGGCCCGGACCGCGTttcgccagttgagtagccctgactTAGGTGGTGTAAGATTACTGTTAATttgttataatttaaaaaatctaCAAGAAAGCAGTTCCTTGCCAAATCCTTTGTAATTATTGGATTGCGTCCCAGTTGACAGGGATAACCAAAATAATAGACTGTGATTTATGATGCTTCATGATTTATGATGATTGTTTAACTTTTGATGGAGTATTACATTCTAATTTGCGCACTCAAAGTATTTCTTATTTGGCCAATTACCGATGAAATCAGATTCGAGCATTTAAGTTTACATAATTTATAAAACGTTCCTTCCTGTTGCTTCGTTTGATTGAAATTTAGTTTAGGTAACATGCTAAAGTTGTTCATGATTGCAGCTTTTATCGGATCATTCACAAaagtttttttgataaaatttcagTAAACTCGTCAATGTGACATGGAACGatcaatattatcaaatattattcaaaaactCAACGGAACTTTCAATTAGTTTTGTAATGGACTTATACAATCAAGAATCACTCGACGGAAGAATCTCTGGGACAATAGGTATTTAAGATTGTGTGTGTTCCACAAAATGATGATCTGTTTTGAAGAAAATGCTGGTTACTTATTTTAAACTAAAGTGCACACCCTGCTCGAGATGCAGATGCATTTAATAAACAagagaaaaattttcaatactggcaACAAGAGAGCGAATATAATAACGAATGTATTTTTATAAGAGTACTGTATAGAATAAGACTGCGTCTCCATTGAGTTGCCTAATTCAGTACATAGGCTACACTATCAAAGCTCTGGTCGTTACGATATAGTTCAAAAGTGAATAAATTCATTAATATTTGACTTGACGGTAGAAAATACAGGCCaccaaaataataattatatattccTTTTGTATACATACTTCAGGTCTCTCATCGGAAGAAAATCCGGTTCAAGTGATGGCAACAAGATCCATGCTGCCTTCTGCTATTAATTTTTGCGGTCCCGCTTCTTTCTTTGTTCACCATGACTCTAAAGTGTTGACTATTGATCTTTCGTATTCAATTATTGGACGAGAAGACGGAAGATTTGTAGCAAGTGATGTGGGAATGTTAGACTTGGCAATTTTGATGACTAAACAGACTTTCTGCAAGTACTTAACTTAAATGGAATTATCTTTTAAACCAAAATGCCTTCCTCGAATGTGGACATTTTATTAAAAGTATCATCTGAAATGTAATAACATCATGATACATATGGTGTTTCTATGTTTTGAAACAGTCtctatatttttatagaagtattatatatatctattacGCATAGATTTGAACACTTCTGCTTGGCCAGTTTTCATGTAATCATAAACGCAATGCATCCATTCGTGCTTTTTGTGATTGGTAGAACTGTCCCGCAATGTGTGATAAATTATTCTATGCTTTTTGATAACGATTAACTGTGGTGTTTTTTAAGATTACGTttcgtattttcgtatttattttcgatgaaaattgaaattatatacGACTCCGAAGTTC encodes:
- the LOC120338304 gene encoding uncharacterized protein LOC120338304 isoform X1; translated protein: MMRLVTLAMLVIIWKSDGERGIYHSKFARSLDCGYTQWSSWSSCSISCGEGVRTRTRKCLTQNKIFCDSTHESKHCFVSFCPSFLTWPRIHFSGKLVADVATANNVRCAYENEEFSPAELKNSYIALRRETGTHTQYKFRTNCWNADGTNQIYFQDTFVTSLCTSPQNCSTNDPIVGSQVIETTRAVMIDLNVDFQYSPGIFGLKVSIPGILQGAYLYSSPPAPTGRLAKVTDKTVGFAIAAMSRYKSKLVNVTWYDHHYERLFKNASELSMTFVYDLYNQISLEGRISGTIGLTSHDDPLQTTATRTIYPSRSISGFAPFYVHSTMYTLTIDLSLSIIGRQDESFSASDTGKLDLAILMTRKTFCRYFLFDDLTMCTKSRHDSKLASRWITTDGEISRRIGNDGSWYNTYGGIMDISIKHLDATTRRLLRNHRLVVLQTLPDGRVSTYMKENPKGIVIGLKSNSIVRLNPGENHVLKGFVSSFGKPVKNAQFNIFKVKNFLSNADCGRPSCNRSLGIPDDALHIKPGDRNNSLTDKNGEIKMTLTALKDPGNIRGCGLDGQIYPLELFVRYKSKRGIITFADAGVGARYPSDEHKADSNTMTFSPAVHIYNSVKEKTCPSWNDIKDIFIQYYNLYPAMWKNGIIDLHSYDSVVKKSKMLKVALFETDFYDARYMPTTRDLSSGKRKLIWNWMKCGMKRTTTFSKEKEKVCTEKSIQKNLKDVRRLLHKAVMLELSTIPPYFTAWLSLKTEYGRNKEVADILKSVFNEEMLHMSLAGNILNAVGGIVNMTDISKLPDYPNNLASGDSYELNPNVLVSLEPFSIGLVRDIFTEIEKPQDNEGKKMMHLIAKIWKLLPSTHDNKDTSHMTSMNMKILLKEISRIEKNEPNLNTSTHGSTLNLSNANEAELRAWKSLGDFAAQKLTEVTESNGKTIGKFYTIIALKMASLEACIHIKRLKRKGNFTNSDTMNTLFTGAYNKQLNRSHWYQQGDHSITGNDEVNRGVHHRLQVIDSNAINRAENDVVFKDSKLTATRPTLFEVSNLRTALEAIVEIVYQGEGGSDCSPFVTEPRLYGSKRGKDHGSELSHYYRFQEIVNGRKLVKLSNPPLWNDLHCLNFSKEHSSCPNLLKTGEMYCYAGEKIAFFDDGVWPILKNPSDGQYRKGTKAYNFHHQFNLLYTRLLFCIEETFAGNPSNIKNCMSLMYDLTITGKRLVRTPLRVPGNSTTIELGTTGENGCPTWSFVREKSFRAGLPLRL
- the LOC120338304 gene encoding uncharacterized protein LOC120338304 isoform X2, whose protein sequence is MIDLNVDFQYSPGIFGLKVSIPGILQGAYLYSSPPAPTGRLAKVTDKTVGFAIAAMSRYKSKLVNVTWYDHHYERLFKNASELSMTFVYDLYNQISLEGRISGTIGLTSHDDPLQTTATRTIYPSRSISGFAPFYVHSTMYTLTIDLSLSIIGRQDESFSASDTGKLDLAILMTRKTFCRYFLFDDLTMCTKSRHDSKLASRWITTDGEISRRIGNDGSWYNTYGGIMDISIKHLDATTRRLLRNHRLVVLQTLPDGRVSTYMKENPKGIVIGLKSNSIVRLNPGENHVLKGFVSSFGKPVKNAQFNIFKVKNFLSNADCGRPSCNRSLGIPDDALHIKPGDRNNSLTDKNGEIKMTLTALKDPGNIRGCGLDGQIYPLELFVRYKSKRGIITFADAGVGARYPSDEHKADSNTMTFSPAVHIYNSVKEKTCPSWNDIKDIFIQYYNLYPAMWKNGIIDLHSYDSVVKKSKMLKVALFETDFYDARYMPTTRDLSSGKRKLIWNWMKCGMKRTTTFSKEKEKVCTEKSIQKNLKDVRRLLHKAVMLELSTIPPYFTAWLSLKTEYGRNKEVADILKSVFNEEMLHMSLAGNILNAVGGIVNMTDISKLPDYPNNLASGDSYELNPNVLVSLEPFSIGLVRDIFTEIEKPQDNEGKKMMHLIAKIWKLLPSTHDNKDTSHMTSMNMKILLKEISRIEKNEPNLNTSTHGSTLNLSNANEAELRAWKSLGDFAAQKLTEVTESNGKTIGKFYTIIALKMASLEACIHIKRLKRKGNFTNSDTMNTLFTGAYNKQLNRSHWYQQGDHSITGNDEVNRGVHHRLQVIDSNAINRAENDVVFKDSKLTATRPTLFEVSNLRTALEAIVEIVYQGEGGSDCSPFVTEPRLYGSKRGKDHGSELSHYYRFQEIVNGRKLVKLSNPPLWNDLHCLNFSKEHSSCPNLLKTGEMYCYAGEKIAFFDDGVWPILKNPSDGQYRKGTKAYNFHHQFNLLYTRLLFCIEETFAGNPSNIKNCMSLMYDLTITGKRLVRTPLRVPGNSTTIELGTTGENGCPTWSFVREKSFRAGLPLRL